The following coding sequences lie in one Hyalangium ruber genomic window:
- a CDS encoding YihY/virulence factor BrkB family protein, with the protein MVLPGKGMSWKEFFKALKNEYTRDKVSDTAGALTFFGVLALFPFLLFLVSLASVIIDPAQAEVLIRQLARVAPQEVVSILGDRLHALAENNSVGLLTVGGVGAVWAASGGVVALMTALNTTYGVEESRPFWKVRGIAILTTVGGALLAIVAAAIAVAAPALADKLGAPFSTLVVWLRLPVAGVLMMFLWAVLYYALPDVKQKFKFITPGSVVGVVIWVIASWGFSKYVANFGSYDVNYGAIGGVIVMLLWMWITSQVILLGAEINAILEHRSPEGKSPGQKVPGKGGAMATKTEMEQDGANLPGATDFRPAPPAPPAPQPSLRNSPLAAAAKWAAGLGLGIFLLRRGTRPN; encoded by the coding sequence ATGGTTCTGCCGGGCAAGGGGATGAGCTGGAAGGAGTTCTTCAAGGCCCTGAAGAACGAGTACACGCGGGACAAGGTGAGTGACACCGCCGGAGCGCTCACGTTCTTTGGCGTGCTGGCGCTCTTTCCGTTCCTGCTCTTCCTGGTGTCCCTGGCCAGCGTGATCATCGATCCCGCGCAGGCGGAGGTGTTGATCCGACAGCTCGCCAGGGTGGCGCCGCAGGAGGTGGTCTCCATCCTGGGCGATCGCCTCCACGCGCTGGCGGAGAACAACAGCGTGGGGCTGCTGACGGTGGGTGGTGTGGGAGCCGTCTGGGCCGCGTCGGGCGGCGTGGTGGCGCTGATGACGGCGCTCAACACCACGTATGGCGTGGAGGAGTCGCGGCCCTTCTGGAAGGTGCGAGGAATCGCCATCCTGACGACGGTGGGCGGGGCGCTGCTCGCCATCGTCGCGGCGGCGATCGCGGTGGCGGCGCCCGCGCTGGCCGACAAGCTGGGAGCGCCGTTCTCCACGCTCGTCGTCTGGCTGCGCCTGCCGGTGGCCGGCGTGCTGATGATGTTCCTGTGGGCGGTGCTCTACTACGCGCTGCCGGACGTGAAGCAGAAGTTCAAGTTCATCACCCCGGGCTCGGTGGTGGGCGTCGTCATCTGGGTGATCGCCTCGTGGGGCTTCTCGAAGTACGTGGCGAACTTCGGCTCGTATGACGTGAACTACGGCGCCATCGGCGGCGTCATCGTCATGCTGCTGTGGATGTGGATCACCTCGCAGGTCATCCTGCTGGGAGCGGAGATCAACGCCATCCTCGAGCACCGCTCTCCGGAGGGGAAGTCGCCCGGCCAGAAGGTGCCCGGCAAGGGTGGGGCGATGGCCACCAAGACCGAGATGGAGCAGGACGGGGCCAACCTGCCGGGGGCCACGGACTTCCGCCCGGCCCCGCCGGCTCCTCCCGCGCCTCAGCCTTCGCTGCGCAACAGCCCGCTGGCCGCCGCGGCCAAGTGGGCGGCGGGCCTTGGGCTGGGCATCTTCCTGCTACGCCGGGGCACGCGGCCGAACTGA
- a CDS encoding ABC-F family ATP-binding cassette domain-containing protein, which yields MFNVINVSKAYGPKKLFEEVNVAFSPGRRYGLTGPNGAGKSTFMKILAGDEEADMGTLSRPKRLGILRQDHFRYEETRVLDVVLMGNKPLWEAMHEKNQLLAKSDITEEDGNRLGELEGVIAEEDGYVAESDAATLLVGLGIEEQAHEGPMRQLTGGLKLRVLLAQALFGKPDGLLLDEPTNNLDIDSIRWLENFLKEYQGVLITISHDRHFLNEICTHIADIDYETIIQYTGGYDDMVHQKAQLRSRVESEVSEKKKKIAQLQDFVARFHAGTRASQVQSRIKQIEKLRTDDLKRSNIARPFIRFDQKQVSGKQTLMIEGIQKSFDGVPIIKPFNSLVCKGEKICVIGKNGVGKSTLVKMIAGQLEPDAGTIKWGHQASMGYLPQDHHGTIRKDSTAFEWLRDINVKLTNEEISGVLGRMLFSGEERMKPTNTLSGGETVRLLLCKLMLTQDNVLVFDEPTNHLDLESISALAEGLKKFEGTVIVVTHDQELISEVATRIWSLKEGKEVVDYNGPFSEFLEKHSEETTLRRR from the coding sequence ATGTTCAACGTCATCAATGTCTCCAAGGCCTACGGGCCCAAGAAGCTGTTCGAGGAAGTGAACGTCGCGTTCTCGCCCGGCCGCCGCTACGGCCTGACCGGCCCCAACGGGGCGGGCAAGTCCACGTTCATGAAGATCCTCGCGGGGGACGAGGAGGCGGACATGGGCACGCTGTCGCGGCCCAAGCGCCTGGGCATCCTGCGCCAGGATCACTTCCGCTACGAGGAGACCCGCGTGCTGGACGTGGTCCTCATGGGCAACAAGCCCCTGTGGGAGGCGATGCACGAGAAGAACCAGCTGCTGGCCAAGTCGGACATCACCGAGGAGGACGGCAACCGGCTGGGTGAGCTCGAGGGCGTCATCGCCGAGGAGGACGGCTACGTCGCCGAGAGTGACGCGGCCACCCTGCTGGTGGGTCTGGGCATCGAGGAGCAGGCCCACGAGGGCCCCATGCGGCAGCTGACCGGCGGCCTGAAGCTGCGCGTGCTGCTGGCGCAGGCGCTCTTCGGCAAGCCCGACGGGCTGCTGCTGGACGAGCCCACGAACAACCTGGATATCGACTCGATCCGCTGGCTGGAGAACTTCCTCAAGGAGTACCAGGGCGTGCTGATCACCATCAGCCACGACCGGCACTTCCTGAACGAGATCTGCACCCACATCGCGGACATCGATTACGAGACGATCATCCAGTACACGGGCGGCTACGACGACATGGTGCACCAGAAGGCCCAGTTGCGCAGCCGTGTCGAGTCCGAGGTCTCCGAGAAGAAGAAGAAGATCGCCCAGCTGCAGGACTTCGTGGCGCGCTTCCACGCCGGTACCCGCGCCTCACAGGTGCAGAGCCGCATCAAGCAGATCGAGAAGCTGCGGACCGATGACCTGAAGCGCTCGAACATCGCCCGCCCCTTCATCCGCTTCGATCAGAAGCAGGTCAGCGGCAAGCAGACGCTGATGATCGAAGGCATCCAGAAGTCCTTCGACGGGGTGCCGATCATCAAGCCGTTCAACTCGCTGGTGTGCAAGGGCGAGAAGATCTGCGTCATCGGCAAGAACGGCGTGGGTAAGTCCACGCTGGTGAAGATGATCGCCGGGCAGCTCGAGCCGGACGCGGGCACCATCAAGTGGGGCCACCAGGCCTCCATGGGCTACCTGCCGCAGGACCACCACGGCACTATCCGCAAGGACAGCACGGCGTTCGAGTGGCTGCGCGACATCAACGTCAAGCTCACCAACGAGGAGATCTCCGGCGTGCTGGGCCGGATGCTCTTCTCGGGCGAGGAGCGGATGAAGCCCACCAACACCCTGTCGGGTGGTGAGACGGTGCGGCTGCTGCTCTGCAAGCTGATGCTGACGCAGGACAACGTGCTGGTGTTCGACGAGCCCACCAACCACCTGGACCTGGAGTCGATCAGCGCGCTGGCCGAGGGCCTCAAGAAGTTCGAGGGCACCGTCATCGTCGTGACGCACGACCAGGAGCTCATCTCCGAGGTGGCCACGCGCATCTGGTCACTCAAGGAGGGCAAGGAAGTGGTCGACTACAACGGGCCCTTCTCCGAGTTCCTCGAGAAGCACTCGGAGGAGACGACCCTGCGTCGTCGGTAG
- the tgt gene encoding tRNA guanosine(34) transglycosylase Tgt, protein MAVRFELLTTDSTGARAGVIHTRRGSFPTPMFMPVATHAAFRHLGMEEVKETGAKILLANTYHLMLRPGAEVFRKFGGIHPFMQWDGAVLTDSGGFQIFSLPEDRLIEEKGAHFRSFYDNSRQLLSPESSIAMQQAINSDIMMVLDVCIDSRTDEPGTREAMERTHRWALRSLEAKEKKATGQALFAIVQGGVHPRLRDESAAFLTPHPFDGFAIGGLAVGETKEERETMTARVTASLPTDKPRYLMGVGTPMDLVEAVMRGVDMFDCIIPTKMAQQGYAYTFQGLVRITRMVYRLDDAPLDAACDCYVCKRYTRGYLHHLMRGKHHLGSRMLSIHNVRHYQVLMGRLRAAILQGSYAQVYQELKATISPPKDLRGEVAPNVVTLKEVG, encoded by the coding sequence ATGGCTGTCCGCTTCGAGCTGCTCACCACTGATTCCACTGGCGCCCGCGCCGGGGTGATTCACACCCGCCGGGGTTCGTTCCCCACCCCCATGTTCATGCCGGTGGCCACCCACGCCGCCTTCCGGCACCTGGGCATGGAGGAGGTCAAGGAGACCGGGGCGAAGATCCTCCTGGCCAACACGTACCACCTGATGCTGCGCCCCGGGGCCGAGGTGTTCCGCAAGTTCGGCGGCATCCACCCCTTCATGCAGTGGGATGGGGCGGTGCTCACCGATTCGGGCGGGTTCCAGATCTTCTCGCTGCCGGAGGACCGGCTGATTGAAGAGAAGGGCGCGCACTTCCGCAGCTTCTACGACAACAGTCGCCAGCTGCTCAGCCCCGAGTCCAGCATCGCCATGCAGCAGGCGATCAACTCGGACATCATGATGGTGCTGGATGTGTGCATCGACTCGCGCACGGACGAGCCGGGCACGCGCGAGGCCATGGAGCGCACCCACCGCTGGGCGCTGCGCAGCCTCGAGGCCAAGGAGAAGAAGGCCACCGGGCAGGCGCTGTTCGCCATCGTCCAGGGCGGGGTCCACCCGCGCCTGCGCGACGAGAGCGCGGCCTTCCTCACCCCGCACCCCTTTGACGGCTTCGCCATCGGCGGGCTGGCGGTGGGCGAGACGAAGGAGGAGCGCGAGACGATGACGGCCCGGGTGACGGCCTCGCTGCCCACCGACAAGCCGCGCTACCTCATGGGGGTGGGCACGCCCATGGACCTGGTGGAGGCGGTGATGCGGGGCGTCGACATGTTCGACTGCATCATCCCCACGAAGATGGCGCAGCAGGGCTACGCCTACACGTTCCAGGGGCTGGTGCGCATTACCCGCATGGTCTACCGGCTGGACGACGCGCCGCTGGACGCGGCCTGCGACTGCTACGTGTGCAAGCGCTACACGCGCGGCTACCTGCACCACCTGATGCGGGGCAAGCACCACCTGGGCTCGCGGATGCTGTCCATCCACAACGTGCGGCACTACCAGGTGCTCATGGGCCGGCTGCGCGCGGCGATCCTCCAGGGCTCCTATGCCCAGGTGTACCAGGAGCTGAAGGCGACCATCTCCCCGCCGAAGGATCTGCGGGGCGAGGTGGCTCCGAATGTCGTCACGCTGAAGGAAGTGGGCTGA
- a CDS encoding MnmC family methyltransferase → MAPETPDNPRDGDFELVTLRNGARAVRHLGHGEVMHPSIGPWQEALRLYVDQPRLAERLRQPGPPLVILDVGLGAATNAAAALTCARALGAERRRSLEVVSLEVDLAPLRLALADPQGFAFLQPWREAAEALMREGSWEEPGLRWRLHLGNALSFLDRPLPPADLVYFDPFSPASNPEMWTEGVLTRVRERCREDGEGALLMTYSAATPTRVTLLLAGFYVGAGVSTGTKGETTVAATRKEALEAPLGARWLERWHRSSSRAPHGAPLTPEAEARLLAHPQWRPG, encoded by the coding sequence TTGGCCCCCGAGACCCCCGACAACCCGAGGGACGGTGACTTCGAGCTGGTGACGCTGCGCAACGGCGCGCGGGCGGTGCGCCACCTCGGGCATGGCGAGGTGATGCACCCCAGCATCGGCCCGTGGCAGGAGGCCCTGCGCCTCTATGTGGATCAGCCGCGCCTGGCCGAGCGCCTGCGCCAGCCGGGACCGCCTCTGGTCATCCTCGATGTGGGATTGGGGGCCGCCACCAACGCGGCGGCTGCGCTCACCTGCGCGCGCGCGCTGGGGGCCGAGCGCCGGCGCTCCCTGGAGGTGGTGAGCCTGGAGGTGGACCTCGCCCCGCTGCGGCTGGCGCTGGCGGACCCCCAGGGCTTTGCCTTCCTCCAGCCCTGGCGGGAGGCCGCTGAGGCGCTGATGCGCGAGGGCTCCTGGGAGGAGCCGGGCCTGCGCTGGCGGCTCCACCTGGGCAACGCCTTGTCCTTCCTGGATCGCCCGCTGCCTCCCGCGGACCTCGTCTACTTCGATCCCTTCTCACCCGCCTCCAACCCGGAGATGTGGACCGAGGGCGTGCTGACCCGGGTGCGCGAGCGCTGCCGCGAGGACGGGGAGGGTGCCCTGCTGATGACCTACAGCGCGGCCACGCCCACCCGGGTGACGCTGCTGCTCGCGGGCTTCTATGTGGGCGCGGGTGTGTCCACCGGAACGAAGGGCGAGACGACGGTGGCTGCTACCCGCAAGGAGGCCCTGGAGGCTCCACTGGGGGCCCGGTGGCTGGAGCGGTGGCACCGCTCGTCCTCCCGAGCCCCGCATGGGGCGCCGCTTACGCCCGAGGCCGAGGCGCGGCTGCTGGCGCATCCTCAGTGGCGTCCGGGCTGA
- a CDS encoding DUF2378 family protein, whose translation MTSEKLVHAQTVEALFVRAFENRMTPAGREALKRVGLDLDRKLERTYSLEQWKDFLRTAAAHIYGGVPAEAAYYSLGERFMDAWFGTFFGRALLGVARLAGPRRMLLRAGHGFRAGNTFSEVRIVERGPTSLELWMNDVMADQPTFAAGLLARAVEKAGGWRVVAIPEGFDGTSCTFHIRWSEAPAVEGLSPDATEDAPAAAPRPRA comes from the coding sequence ATGACTTCAGAGAAGCTCGTTCATGCCCAGACCGTCGAGGCCCTGTTCGTCCGGGCCTTCGAGAACCGGATGACGCCGGCGGGTCGGGAGGCCCTCAAGCGGGTCGGGTTGGATCTCGACCGGAAGTTGGAGCGGACCTACTCGCTGGAGCAGTGGAAGGACTTCCTGCGGACGGCCGCGGCCCACATCTACGGAGGGGTGCCCGCGGAGGCGGCGTACTACTCGCTGGGTGAGCGCTTCATGGATGCGTGGTTCGGCACCTTCTTCGGCCGGGCGCTGCTGGGCGTGGCCCGGCTGGCGGGCCCTCGGCGGATGCTGCTGCGCGCCGGACATGGCTTTCGCGCGGGCAACACCTTCAGCGAGGTACGCATCGTGGAGCGGGGGCCGACCTCGCTCGAGCTGTGGATGAACGACGTGATGGCGGATCAGCCCACGTTCGCCGCCGGGCTGCTGGCCCGGGCGGTGGAGAAGGCCGGGGGCTGGCGCGTGGTGGCTATCCCCGAGGGCTTCGACGGCACCTCCTGCACCTTCCACATCCGTTGGTCCGAGGCGCCCGCCGTGGAGGGGCTCAGCCCGGACGCCACTGAGGATGCGCCAGCAGCCGCGCCTCGGCCTCGGGCGTAA
- a CDS encoding ornithine cyclodeaminase family protein produces the protein MPTLLLSANDLRSLYSVELGLAAVERAFRAHGLGEALMPPKVYLSLPKYDGDFRAMPAFLDGAAGVKWVNAHPRNPEKHKLPTVRAVYVLSDPDTASPLAIMDGTLLTAWRTGAAGGVASKYLARSNPRTLGLVGCGVQARVLIDAHRAIFEGLELLLADSSEAAAKALQAEKGGRVVSMQEASGADIVCTSTPVRSPVVKREWVKAGAHINAMGADAPGKQELDPRILQEARILIDDEEQALHSGEVNVPLHDGLLRKEQIAGMLGEVVAGKKPGRQGNEITIFDSTGLALQDVALARALYDAARAKGVGQMFDLVGS, from the coding sequence ATGCCTACTCTCCTTCTTAGCGCGAACGATCTGCGGTCCCTCTACTCCGTCGAGCTGGGCCTGGCGGCCGTGGAGCGCGCCTTCCGGGCCCATGGCCTGGGCGAGGCGCTCATGCCTCCCAAGGTGTACCTCTCGCTGCCGAAGTACGACGGGGACTTCCGGGCCATGCCCGCCTTCCTGGACGGGGCGGCGGGGGTGAAGTGGGTGAACGCGCACCCGCGCAACCCGGAGAAGCACAAGCTGCCCACGGTGCGCGCCGTGTATGTCCTGAGTGATCCGGACACGGCCTCGCCCCTGGCGATCATGGATGGGACGCTGCTGACGGCGTGGCGCACGGGCGCGGCGGGCGGTGTGGCCTCGAAGTACCTGGCGCGCTCGAATCCGCGCACCCTGGGGCTGGTGGGCTGTGGGGTGCAGGCGCGGGTGCTCATCGACGCGCACCGGGCGATCTTCGAGGGGCTGGAGCTGCTGCTGGCGGACTCCTCGGAGGCGGCGGCGAAGGCGCTTCAGGCGGAGAAGGGGGGGCGGGTGGTGAGCATGCAGGAGGCCTCGGGCGCCGACATCGTGTGTACCTCGACGCCGGTGCGCTCGCCGGTGGTGAAGCGCGAGTGGGTGAAGGCCGGGGCGCACATCAATGCGATGGGGGCGGATGCGCCGGGCAAGCAGGAGCTGGATCCGCGCATCCTGCAGGAGGCGCGGATCCTCATCGACGACGAGGAGCAGGCGCTGCACTCGGGTGAGGTGAACGTGCCGCTGCACGACGGGCTGCTGCGCAAGGAGCAGATCGCCGGCATGCTGGGCGAGGTGGTGGCGGGCAAGAAGCCGGGTCGTCAGGGGAATGAGATCACGATCTTCGACTCGACGGGGCTGGCGCTGCAGGACGTGGCGCTGGCGCGGGCGCTCTACGACGCGGCGCGAGCCAAGGGCGTGGGCCAGATGTTCGATCTCGTCGGGAGCTGA
- a CDS encoding fumarate hydratase translates to MLPLGEDTTPYRLLSKDHVSTFEAGGKTFLKVEPEALTLLTREAMRDIAHLLRPGHLQQLSNILKDPEATSNDRFVALELLKNANIAAGRVLPSCQDTGTAIVMGKKGQYVLTGFNDEEAISRGIFDTYTTSNLRYSQLAPLDMYKEANTGTNLPAQIELYATEGEAYKFLFMAKGGGSANKSYLFQETKALLNPDSLMKFLDQKIRSLGTAACPPYHLAIVVGGTSAEFALKTAKYASARYLDTLPTTGNAQGRGFRDVELEEKVHQLTRRMGIGAQFGGKYFCHDVRVIRLPRHGASCPVAIAVSCSADRQATGKITKSGIYLEQLETDPAKYLPETTDAQLGGEVVKIDLNRPMSDIRAELGRYPTKTRLSLTGPVIVARDIAHAKIKERLDRGEGLPQYMKDYAVYYAGPAKTPQGYASGSFGPTTAGRMDSYVDLFQAQGGSLVMLAKGNRSKAVTDACKKHGGFYLGSIGGPAARLAQDCIKKVEVLEYPELGMEAVWKIEVVDFPAFIVVDDKGNDFFAELNVSAKD, encoded by the coding sequence ATGTTGCCGCTGGGCGAGGACACCACCCCCTACCGGCTGCTGAGCAAGGACCACGTCTCCACCTTCGAGGCCGGAGGGAAGACCTTCCTCAAGGTCGAGCCCGAGGCGCTCACCCTGCTCACCCGCGAGGCGATGCGCGACATCGCCCACCTGCTGCGCCCTGGCCACCTGCAGCAGCTCTCGAACATCCTCAAGGATCCCGAGGCCACCTCCAACGATCGCTTCGTGGCGCTGGAGCTGCTGAAGAACGCCAACATCGCCGCGGGCCGCGTGCTGCCTTCCTGCCAGGACACCGGCACGGCCATCGTGATGGGCAAGAAGGGTCAGTACGTCCTCACGGGCTTCAACGACGAGGAGGCCATCTCCCGAGGCATCTTCGACACGTACACGACCAGCAACCTGCGCTACTCGCAGCTGGCGCCGCTGGACATGTACAAGGAGGCCAACACGGGCACCAACCTGCCGGCGCAGATCGAGCTGTATGCGACCGAGGGCGAGGCCTACAAGTTCCTGTTCATGGCCAAGGGAGGCGGCTCGGCCAACAAGAGCTACCTGTTCCAGGAGACCAAGGCGCTCCTGAACCCGGACAGCCTGATGAAGTTCCTCGATCAGAAGATCCGCTCGCTGGGCACCGCGGCCTGCCCGCCCTACCACCTGGCCATCGTCGTGGGCGGCACCTCGGCGGAGTTCGCGCTCAAGACGGCCAAGTACGCCTCGGCGCGCTACCTGGACACCCTGCCCACCACGGGCAACGCCCAGGGCCGGGGCTTCCGGGACGTGGAGCTGGAGGAGAAGGTCCATCAGCTCACCCGGCGCATGGGCATCGGCGCGCAGTTCGGCGGCAAGTATTTCTGCCATGACGTGCGCGTCATCCGCCTGCCCCGCCATGGCGCGAGCTGCCCGGTGGCCATCGCCGTGTCGTGCTCGGCGGACCGGCAGGCGACGGGCAAGATCACCAAGAGCGGCATCTACCTGGAGCAGCTCGAGACGGACCCGGCGAAGTACCTGCCGGAGACGACGGATGCGCAGCTGGGCGGCGAGGTGGTGAAGATCGACCTCAACCGGCCCATGTCCGACATTCGAGCCGAGCTGGGCCGCTACCCCACCAAGACGCGCCTGTCGCTCACGGGGCCGGTAATCGTGGCGAGAGACATCGCCCACGCGAAGATCAAGGAGCGCCTGGATCGGGGCGAGGGCCTGCCGCAGTACATGAAGGACTATGCGGTGTACTACGCGGGCCCGGCGAAGACGCCGCAGGGCTACGCCTCGGGCAGCTTCGGCCCGACGACCGCGGGCCGCATGGATAGCTACGTGGACCTGTTCCAGGCCCAAGGCGGCAGCCTGGTCATGCTGGCCAAGGGCAACCGCTCCAAGGCCGTCACGGACGCGTGCAAGAAGCACGGGGGCTTCTACCTCGGCAGCATCGGTGGTCCAGCCGCGCGCCTGGCGCAGGACTGCATCAAGAAGGTCGAGGTGCTCGAGTACCCCGAGCTCGGCATGGAGGCGGTGTGGAAGATCGAGGTGGTGGACTTCCCGGCCTTCATCGTCGTGGATGACAAGGGCAACGACTTCTTCGCCGAGCTGAACGTCTCCGCGAAGGACTGA
- a CDS encoding DUF2019 domain-containing protein: MAQLKGFTTEHLVEKYREISARHGRAIEAGNHKSANRDFSLIVAINKELRSRGSEAHQQLLSLLDDSEPGTRCWAAIDVLAFAPQEGERVLAELAKVPKSLVGLTAELTLQQWKRGEYKPW, from the coding sequence GTGGCTCAGTTGAAGGGGTTTACGACTGAGCATCTCGTGGAGAAATATCGGGAGATCTCCGCAAGACACGGGCGCGCAATCGAGGCCGGCAATCACAAATCAGCCAATCGCGACTTCAGCCTCATCGTGGCAATCAACAAAGAGCTACGCTCCCGCGGGAGCGAGGCGCACCAGCAGTTACTCAGCCTTCTTGATGACTCGGAGCCAGGCACGCGATGCTGGGCGGCCATCGACGTGCTTGCATTTGCACCACAAGAGGGTGAACGGGTACTCGCAGAACTGGCCAAGGTGCCAAAGAGCCTTGTGGGGCTCACTGCGGAGTTGACGCTGCAGCAGTGGAAGAGGGGCGAGTACAAGCCTTGGTGA
- a CDS encoding SDR family oxidoreductase, which yields MSTMQGKTVIITGASAGIGEELAVALASRGANLVLAARGEEALAQVRKRCEQAGGRAVTVGTDVAEPEACRRMIERAVEAFGGVDVLVNNAGISMWARFEEIEDLTLFERIMRVNYLGSVYCTHAALPHLKERKGLLVAISSLTGKTGVPTRSAYAASKHAMQGFFDSLRIELLGTGVDVLVVSPGFVATDIRARALGPDGKPHQESKRDEGKDTMPLEECVSQIVRAIERREREVVMTAKAKVGMFLKLVAPGLVDRIAQRAVREKST from the coding sequence ATGTCCACCATGCAAGGGAAGACGGTCATCATCACGGGAGCGTCGGCGGGGATCGGCGAGGAGCTCGCCGTGGCGCTGGCTTCACGGGGCGCGAACCTGGTGCTCGCGGCGCGTGGAGAAGAGGCACTCGCTCAGGTGCGCAAGCGCTGCGAGCAGGCAGGCGGCCGCGCAGTCACGGTAGGGACGGACGTGGCGGAGCCGGAGGCCTGCCGGCGCATGATCGAGCGCGCGGTGGAGGCCTTTGGCGGCGTCGACGTGCTGGTGAACAACGCGGGCATCTCGATGTGGGCGCGCTTCGAGGAGATCGAGGACCTGACGCTCTTCGAGCGGATCATGCGGGTGAACTACCTGGGGTCGGTGTACTGCACGCACGCCGCCCTGCCCCACCTGAAGGAGCGTAAGGGGCTGCTGGTGGCGATCTCCTCGCTGACGGGAAAGACGGGGGTGCCGACGCGGAGCGCCTACGCCGCGAGCAAGCACGCCATGCAGGGGTTCTTCGACTCGCTGCGCATCGAGCTGCTGGGCACGGGGGTGGACGTGCTGGTGGTGTCACCGGGGTTCGTGGCCACGGACATCCGTGCGCGGGCGTTGGGGCCGGATGGCAAGCCGCACCAGGAGAGCAAGCGCGACGAGGGCAAGGACACCATGCCCTTGGAGGAGTGCGTGTCGCAGATCGTCCGTGCAATCGAACGCCGCGAGCGCGAGGTGGTGATGACGGCGAAGGCCAAGGTGGGCATGTTCCTCAAGCTCGTGGCCCCGGGCCTGGTGGACCGCATCGCGCAACGGGCGGTCCGCGAGAAGAGCACCTAG